The window TAAGTGCTTCCTCGTTTTTAGCCAAACGTTGCTGAAAGTTTTTGTAGAACCCGTTCGTATGAATGGCATCNNNNNNNNNNNNNNNNNNNNNNNNNNNNNNNNNNNNNNNNNNNNNNNNNNNNNNNNNNNNNNNNNNNNNNNNNNNNNNNNNNNNNNNNNNNNNNNNNNNNNNNNNNNNNNNNNNNNNNNNNNNNNNNNNNNNNNNNNNNNNNNNNNNNNNNNNNNNNNNNNNNNNNNNNNNNNNNNNNNNNNNNNNNNNNNNNNNNNNNNNNNNNNNNNNNNNNNNNNNNNNNNNNNNNNNNNNNNNNNNNNNNNAAAATTTTGAAGATGATCAAATTTCAAGCAGAATTTGTTCTTTTGGCCCCCTCAGCTGTGCTTTGCCCCTCAACAATCTCTATCAAGCTCCGGCACTTCCCTCAATTTTGAATTCTTGATCTTTGTTCAACCTTAAGTAGGAGATGGACTGGGTTGAGAAGCGCGTAACGTGGCGCGCGCGTGTCCTGTCTACAGGCTGGCTCGACGAGAGCAGATCGTACAATCAAATCCGTAGGATAGACCAGGTCCATCATTTCCCATTCGTTATATAGGAAAACTCTTTTTCCTCGGACGACCGTTTACTCGTTGGGCGCATGCAGCAACCTATAAAAGGCATCAACCATCGATCTCTCCTCCAACAACAACTTCAAGCAAGGTCATTCATCCATCGTACGTGCGTACGTAGCTCGGCTAGCCTTCTATCTGCGACATTTGCTCCATATCGTACGTACCGCAGGTGTACTCAGAGACTCGAAAAGTTACACCAGGAAGATTTATATGGGGTCGTCGGCGACGATGGCGAGGGTGGTGGTGGTAGCCGTGCTGCTGGTCCAGTGCTGCAACGTGGTCCTCGCGGCGAGGCTGCTCGAGGGAGACCGCGGTTGGCTGCACGGCGGCGTTGGCACCGCCGGGGCGCTTATCATGCAGGTCCTGCCCGGCGGCTCTCCGGGTGCGGGAACACCCAACGGCTGCACCAACAACCCCAACCATCCCCCCGGAGGGCCATGCAACGGCGGCCGCTAAGACGCCGGCGGGGCTCGACTAGTCAATTAGCATGCATGTGCGTGACGCACGTACATGCGTAGATAGAGGTCGTCTCGTGTTCGTCTGGTTTGATTGATTCTTTGTTCATTGGTTCTTTCATCCTTTTAAATGTAGTATTTTTTGGGGGGCTTCCGTGAAATGATGGAGCCCTCGAAGCTGTTCAAATTTAGTTAGTTTTAGTACATGAATTTGCAATAAGGTTGTCTCTCACGTAGGTCTCCGTGATCACTAACCAATGTATATAAAGATCTTTCTGTTTCTTTTCATAACCATGAGTGGAAGATTGTTGgatttcatgtgatttgtattttggAAGGAGCGAAACAGACTCATTTTCGCCGGGAAATGGCTTACCTACCAGCTAGGTCAAGGGACCAAACCAGGATAATCCACATTTATTGGTAATCTTTAGTAGTCATGCAAATATGTAATTATTTCATTTCCACTTTATAAAATTAACGAGAAGACAATGTTCGGGCTGGTTTCTTCGTAAAATGTTTCTATGCATTGTTTTGTTTGTTGTTTTTGATATAGCTCATCATTCATTACCAATGGTAAAAATGTTTCTACTCAGGGCGACTTGAAATGAATGTCCAAGTATATGCGAGGAAGCGTGTTCAGTCGAATTCAAATTGTAGTGTTTGTTACATGTCCCCATAATATTCCATATTTCCATTACCCCTGTTTTGTCATAGTTGAAGTCTTGAAGTACTCCTATTCAAAATAGTTCAAAAGTGCATGCTAGAAAACATTTAATCAAGCGCGCACTAATATCAATCATTATAATCGCATCATGCATGCGGCACTAAGCAGGTGCGTATTTGGAATCCTAGTCCTAGGAATAAACAAAGGTCAAACACCTATCATCTGCCAAATAAAGAGCTTCAAACTCGGACGGGTCTAACAAGCATGCCAGCTTGACCTTTCCATAGTTGGACCAGACCAATAACAGAATGGTCAAGCTACGACAGCCGTGGGTTTTTTTCATTTAATTATCTATATTCATTCAATTTGATTATTTTTTGAATTGTTTGAATTGCTTACCACATATGTCAGGTGGTATATTCATTCGGTTCATTCACGAGCTCCCTATGACTAGGAGCTTCAAACCGCTCGAATTTGCGGTAGATTTCCAAAATGTTATGACAGGTTAACTAATCTCTGAAACCCGTTACTAGGATATCCTGCTGCGGATTAGTTAGAAATGCACCTCGTACCAACGTCATGGATAACGTGTCTAGCATAAGCGATTTAAAAAAAAAATTTGTAACTCAAACTAAGTAAACAAAGGTTTCAGGTCTCTGCATGGTAAGCCTGGGCGTAGGTAGAGTGCTTATTCAGGCCGAAAGAAGTTGACTGCGTACATGTTTTGAATAAAAGGAAGAGCGTAAAAGTTGAATTGAAAAGTTCATGTCGCCCCCGTTGAACTGGAAATACTGTTGGCGCTGGCTGTCCGAGGAATTCAGACATCATGCACGCATGCTTTCTCAGCGACTGAAATTCTACTACGGTACTGATGTCATCTGAGGCGCAACAATTGATGGACCTGATCAACCGCACGCCTAACTGAGAAATGGAAGCAAAGTCCTCCACATGCCGTGGAATTCTTTCTGAACTGGTTGACCTGCTaatcaattactccctccgtcttaaaataagtgtctcaactttatactaactttacacGCAGAATCAGACAGTCATTTGATTACTCCAAGTAACTTTTGGTTTCCGATCTACAGTACTAGTACTCAGCTAGCATTGGACAAAAGGAATCGTGCTTACAGAATTGACTTGGTGCTGCTCGCCAGCCTACACAGACAGAGCTGTATATTACGCTACATGCATGAGATTCAGTCTTCCAGGTTGACCTCTCAAATCTTTTAGGTTGACAGCTGACCATGTCTCAGATTATACTTTTACATGTATGCAGGTATTCAGACTGAAAAAGCCGTACATGTTCCATGTCTTTATCTCCAGAAAGACGGGGCCCCACGAATGGTATAAGCACAGGAATTTTTACCGTTGTTGCCAATTGCCATTTTAAGATTTGAATTAAGAGTTCCATGTGCTTGTCTCTGCAAGTCGATCCAGATCGATGAATCGCGAGTCGCAGGTTGAACCACTACCGTATGCTAGTAGTATATACCATCAGTTTTAACAAACAAAACAATATTTTCTTTTGTTTGTGGAACAGGGCGCATTTAACAGGCTTCAAACTATGTCCTCTGAGAGATATACTAAAAGACAGAGAATCTCAAAACTCTGCTTCATTTATCAACATATCAATGGCCATAAGAGATCTTAACATTGTGTGCCTATATCACAGGATTTGGACCAGAGAAAATTGAAAATTATTTGAGGGGACTACTGTACTGTAACTGATAAACAGTCGCCTAGACGGACAAATAGACGCGTCTTGTAACCACCAGAACGCGAGGGGGGGGAGAAACAGAAATAAAATTCAGAAGGTGGACACTGAGCAGGATTGTTGGACACTGAGCAGGATTGCCGTTTCAATGGCCAAAATCCTTGAGCCTCCTCTTCAAAACATCCAAGGACCTCGTGCGAGCATTCTGCTTCGTGTTGCGGTTGGAAAGGCTTCCAAACAGCCCGTCTGCCGagtccttgaacttgtcgacaaTGATGGAAACCTTCTTGTAGTCCAGCGATCCGTAGTTCTTCCCCCGTATCACCGGATTCATGAAGTTCTCAGGCTGGCTGCTCGACAGAAGGTTGACGAGCTGCCTTATCTCAACCAAGCAATCCCTGAACGTCGTTTCCTTCCCCATATCTGCCAGCCCGGTGATGTGGAATTTCTCATCAGCAAATGCCTCCAGCATCTTCAGGTCCATGTCGAGGCCTAAAACGGCACTCATCGTTAACCTTTTCACGCCGTCGCTCAGAAGCGTTGTCATTATCGAGTCCGAGATGTGGCCCACTGCACCAGAGACAACCTTGTACAGAGCTTCAAGTGGTAAAATCTCCGAAGCCGTTGATACTAGTGTTTCAAGATAAATAAGAACCTCGTTCATGTAGTCATTGGCATTGTCCGGTGTTTCTTCCACTATCCAGTTGACGTCGTCCAAGAGCACCATAAAATCATCGATCTTGGAATTGGCCATGTTTATTAAGGCATTATATGCTGCGTTCTGCGAGGCTTTTAGCACGGCTCGAGCAGTCAAAGTAGCGCGAGACCTCTGCGCGACGCGCTTGGGGATGCCGCACTGCTGGGCACAGTGCAAGAGGTACAGATCACAAGCATGCTCCAGAACAGAGATATTTCCTGCTAGTTGCATCATCTGTGACATGGCCAATGAGCGAGCATACATCCTGTTGAGAAGGCAGTCGTTCAATACCTCAATCAATAGCCTGTCTAGGTAAGCTTTCACCACTTCATACAGGTTCATGTCACCACCATAAGACAAATAGCTCACAGAATCCTCAACGAAGGACCGGACAACGCGACAAACTTCTGGAACAGAAGAGGAGAATGGCGCCACATATGGAAACTCCGGGATCACCTCACTTGGCTCCAGATGAAATGCTGTGACATTCATGTTGTACTCGTATTCCTTCTTTATAACCATCTGCTCGTACGAGTCATTAGCAAGGATATCATCTACCTGCCTCCGGCACTCGGAAAGAAGCAGTTGGTGGTACTTGTCCCGGCTTCTCGAAAGAATATTGATCAATGGTGTGGTTTGGTAACCATACTTCCTTAGAACTGCAGCCATAAGAGTGATATAATCTTTTatgaggaggaggtggctggccGTGCCGATGCGAGAAAACTGGCTCTCCAGTAGAGATGTCATCTTGGCAACGGCTGTTTCCCATGTTGCTTCGACTTGGCTCTCGGTCAGCAATCTCTCTGCAGTTCGAAGGACGCGTTGTTCAACAATAAAAAACCCAGCTACCTGTGCAAGGAAGGGCTGATGGGACTCGAGGAACGGTTGCGAAGTGGAAATTTGCATATCCAGGCTGAGTTGCATTTGCCTATTCTTGTAGTAATAATCTCTGAACTTCTCTCCAATACCGAGGCGCACATGGATGTGATGCGTTCGATAAACAGGTGTGAGATCAAAATCTAGTGCTGTTTCCTCATCTGTATTCTCTGCATCCAAGGTATACATGTGCTGATCTGGTCCAGCATGGCCATGCTCTTCAGCCTCTCTCTGCCGCGCACGCATTTCCTCCTCTTTTTGGCGAGCCAAAGAGGCGTGACTTATCGACACCTGCCCGATCTGCTTGGACATCCTTCTGATATGAACAAGCCAATCATTGAACTCGCCACAGGCTTTCTTCTCGATGTGCAGCTTTATCAACGGTATCTGTCTCCCAACCACCTTTTTAATGATCTTCACGGGAATGTTTTGCAGGTATCCATGCTCAATCAAATCCAGAGTCTTGAGCGCAGGATGGAACTTAGCTTCGGCAATGTAATTGTTGCACGCCATGCACAGGGTAATGACTTTGACGCAGATCTTCAATATCGTCATGGCCTCTCCCACGTTTTTCTTGACTGAATACAACTCAAGAAGTTTGTCAAGCTTCAGCAGCAGGGCACTCGACGCCTCCTGCAGGTGCGAGTTCTCACCGGACAACATGCTCTTGAGCTCCTCGGCGTCGACCATCACACCGCGCAACTCGTCGACGGCGAGGATGAAATCCTCATAGTGAAGCCTGCATAGCTCTTCGATCTCAACCTCTTTCTTCTTCACGATGCTCCTGAGGCTATGCGTGAGGGCTTCTGGCTTGCCGGAATCAAACCCGTGCCGGATCATGGGGCCCAGATCCTCGCCGTTTGCAATGAACGCGGCAAGGCCCATGCCGAGGCCTCCATCGCCGCTGTCCACGATAGCTCTCTTCTTTGGCTGGTCAGCCATGATTTAATAACTGTAAAAAGAGCAGATGTGCAATTTCAGCGCAGTTATGGGAGATGCATCTCTAGAAGTTTAGGAATTAAAATAGAAGCAACAAAGAAATAAAGCAAATTGACGCGGGGATTCACGAGCTTATTTGTAATGATCCTTTGCCTGGCACAAATGCAGTAGCGAAAATAAAAAACATCAAGGATCATTCCATGATTTGCATACCCAAAAGACAACCGATAGGAAACCAAGAAAGAATCACTCGACCAAATCGCTAGACGATCACCAGAACGACGAAACCAGTCCGATCTTTGGGGATTCAAATCGTTGCGGCAGGGAAATCGCAAATGGTAATTTCCATCGGAGAAGGAAACCAGCGGTGGATTTACATGGATCGATCGCAGGTGGCCGCTCCCTTGTCTAACGTCTCTCCTCCCTTCCCCGTTCAAATAATAGCGGGCCCTTCCCCGGCGGCGAGCTCCGTCCCCTCCCTTGTCAGTGGCAGGCGGAGAAGACGATGGCGGGATCACAAGGAGAGGGGCGTGCATTATCGAGTTGGTCCACGGCGGAGGGGCGTGCGTACGTACAAGAGAAGGGAAGGAGTCGCTCGGGCGGATGCGATGGCGCCGCCGTGCGGAGGAGATCGGCGGCGGCCTGCGGTTGATCCCTGAAATGGAACCTCTGGCGAGTGGCGCGGCGCGAGAAGTGCGTGCGGGGAGTGGAACGGGCCGGACAGCCTCGGGAAAGAAAGTGTGCGTGGCCGGAGAATAGGGCCATCCGTCTACAGCTCCGTTTGGTTCGGTTCGGTTGGGTTGGATCCGGTGTTGAAGGACAGAAGAGAGAAGTGAGAAccatgctggctggctggctggctggggaGTACGATGTGCGTGAGTGAGTGACTGACTAGTGACTCCCATGCCGGCTAGCTACTCAAGCGGTTGGTGCCTTTGGGTGCGATCAGGGTCTGTCTGGACTCTGGAGACGCGCCGTCAGCTTCTACTCCCTCCGgtcttttttactctgcatattataattctctgaagtcaaacttcacagaGTTTGatcgtatttatatgaaaaaatatcaacatttgccattgctaaagttatacaatatgaaactttaagtcatgacacatctattgatattgatttcagattgtgaatgttggtaCTTTTTTCTATAAAGATGGTCAAACTTTACGAGCCTTGACTTcaatcaaatcttatatgcgaactaaaaaggactggATGGAGTAATAATGCATGCGCTGAGCTCCATGGTGATGATTCAAACCTGGCTGCAGTGATGGAGGATCTCGAGTTCCATCTCCGCACTAATTTCTCCAAAATGGAATGGATGGAAGTTCTTGAATGCACTAGGGAGCTAAATAAACCTGCTCATCAACGTGCCAGAATGGAGAGGCTATTTCATGTTCTGCAAGTAGCCTTGCTCTGGGAGCATGATCTGCCTGCACGTACTGCTAGCTTTGTAGCAGCCAATTTGCCCTTCCTCGTTGTGTAATAATAATAAAGCTATTGCTTTTCCCTCAGAAAAAGGAACATACAAGACATAAACACGGGCACTTAACTGGTCACAGATCGATTTGCGGGTAGTTAAACTCTATACTGGTATTCGGGAGCGATGTTTCCAGGTTGAGATACCCACCCACACAGCCACATTGTACCATTTATTACACATGAATAGCAGATGGGGGAAAGAAACTCAACGACCAGCGTGCTCAAGCCTCAAGCAGCAAGGAAAGAAGTGTGCAAATGGGATGGCAAAAAAACAGAGGTAGCAACTCATCGTTATCGTACATCTTCAGAGGGTACATCTTCAGAGGGTTCGTCGTGACAGATTTCTCGGGCAACGGTGCACTGTTTCAGCTGTGTATTTCCAGTCAGGTTTCGGCCGGTGGCATCCTCGAGAATGACTGCAGCAACAAACTAAATAAGAACCAGAGGAATGATGACAGACATGCCTGGCCAAGCTATTTCCTTGCTAACAACCAGTAAGTGCTAATTAGAATACGAAAGTGTCATAGTAGTTTAGAAAAGATAAACACCTTATAAGAAAACTCGACTAGTCAAAGACAGGGTTTGCAACTATTGTTGATGATTTGGTGAATCAAGATCAATACAATGATGCCGGGCACCATTGCTCAATGATAAACGTACGTGCTAAGAAGAAAGGATGGCATAGAGTGACAGGTCAAAAGAATGCACATGCTTACCTTCTATGTACAACGGTCAACGGCATTATCTACTTCTGAGTGACGACCTCATCCTTAGACTCTGCCTGAAAGGAAATAACCAGCACAAAGTGTAAATTTTCCACATCGTATATATAGATAATGCAGCTACTTCTAGCTGAAAAGAGCTGATTGATAGAACACATATAGTCTCTCACTAATAAATAGGCTAAATGCAGGAATCCGTTTAAAAAAAGGTAGCATATCATGTACCTCAGCTGCAGTTTTTCTTCGAACTTTTCTAGTTGGACTCCTCATAGTGACAAATTCCTCTGCAGATGTTGGGTGAACGCCAACAGTGACATCAAAATCTTGCTTCGTTAACCCGGCTTTAACACCAATTGCAATTCCCTGTCACATAGTTGTAGAAACATGACAAACAAGCCTTGAAAGAAGCAACAATGTTGAAGAATAATACAAAATCATGCAGACCTGGATTATCTCAGGTGCATCATCACCGCACATATGCACTCCTACAACTTTGTTCGTAGTAGCACACACAATGAGCTTCATTAGTACACGATCAGGTAATCCAGAAAGAGTGGCTCTAAGAGGTCTGAAGTTTGACAAGTAGACATCAACATCTCCATACTCTTCAATAGCCTGCACAAATATGCATATGAGCAACCTCCTTTTTGTGCAACAAACTTTGATGCAAGCCATATATTATCACCTGCTCCTCGGTAAGGCCAACTTGCCCAATGGGTGGTTGGGAGAAAACAGCAGCTGGTACAGCTCTgtcaaaaaaaaaatcacaatgaAAAAGCATTCAATAGAGCAATGATATCCAGTCTCAAAtaacaaaaaaaaaactaaaaagcaaTGAAATTAAATTATGCATTTCAGTACAAATTCAGTTTCAGGAGATTGTCAGGCTGGGTGAAGCAGAAAAATATTTATCCAAACAAATTGACCAAATGAACTCAACTTTCAAAAGTCACATCACTTCAAATTTtagttcatttggctgacgagggttagAGGGCACCCTAAGGGTCACAAACTTGCGTCCATAGAACTGGGGGATGGAGGACTAACTTGAAAGGCTACCATAATTTTAAAAATCCACAATACTTTCTGAAAGTGAAAAACAAGGAAATAAAAACTAAATCAAATCTGGTCCTGTAAACTATCATCAGGAGAGGTAACCACTCATGGTCAACTAACAAGGTATACATCATTTCTAGAACAACCATTGCCTCAACGGCTCAACCATATGGTTTTAAGATTCCTGGTTGTGAGTTGATAAATGATTAAATACCTGTACTCTGGTTTGGTAGGTTCATCACCGAATAAAGTTTTCGCAAATGCTCCACCTTCCATCAGTGCAACCGGAGTCAAGTTGATCCTATCAGTAACATCTCCAACAGCCCAAATTGAATCCACCGAGGTTCGAGAATACTCATCGACCTAGCAAGGACAAATATATAACAAGAATCCAAATGTCATGGTGACAATAAAAGCCAGAAGAACTTGAAGGCCACGTATTATTTTACCTACCACTATAGCCCCCTTCTTGTCCATTTTAACCCCAACCTCCTCCAGTCCGAGGTTCTACAAGAACAACAACTATGTTAGGACTCTAGGATGAACGAATTCATAAAACTGTGATATACGATATAACTAAGCAAAAACAAAATGTCTCAGATGGTACTACTAACCTTCGTATTCGGTTTACGACCTGTTGCGAACATTACATGTGAAAACCCACCAATAGTTTCTTTGTTTGTCTTCAGAGATAGTAAACCATCATTTGATTTGGTTATAGCTTGAGGACTATGTTCAGTATGAAATGTGATACCCCTTAAAGACATCTGTTCAGCAACGAAATCTCTGACCTGAAGTTCAAAACTGAAAAAATAAGTCAGAAGCACAAGGCACCTCATCTAtcgttgacactattatatgttatTCTTAATACTTTCTCACCTCCTCATCAAACCCTCTTAAAACTTTCGGCTGCCGAATAAACACATGAACATCACTTTTTAAGCCATTAAAAATGCCAGCAAACTCCAAGGCAATATATCCACCTCCCACTATTGCAATTTTCTCAGGTTTTGAAGGCAGATCTAGTGCAGCATCGGAATCTATAACATGCTCTATTCCTGGGATATCGGGCATCGATGGTCGACCACCAACAGCTATAAGTATGTTCTTAGCGGTGTAGAGCTTGCCATCCACACTAACAGTATGTGGATCAACCACCTGTATCAAGTGAACAAAAATTATATCAGTAACTGCACCTTCCAACAGAATTCATTTCAGAAAGCAGTCTATCTATCCCAACTTTAACCGGATTTACAAACATTGCCCAACCTTTCCACGGCCTTCAATTAGATCGACGTTTGCGTTCTTTAAAATATTTTTGTAAATGCCAACTAGGCGTTGCAGCTCTGTATTTTTGTTGGCTATCAGAGTGCTCCAGTCATGCTTTGGATCAGTATCATATGTCCATCCAAAGCCATGAGACTCTTCAAACTCATGAGAGAACTTGGATGCATACACTAACAGTTTCTTGGGAACGCACCCACGAAGCACACATCTGTGATGAAAACAAATAAAGTTCTTATAGATGCATTCTGGCATAAAAGTGAGTTAGGAATTCAATATGCATAACAAAACTAACAAGGATATGCAAATTATGAAGGCCAAAACTGTACTAACAGCCAAGTGCTAAACAGTCCTCAATCGATACTGATGTGGACTGTGGAACACAGAAagattggacatataaacatgataATTGACAAACCAAGATATTGTGAGGAAAATGCAAGAAGATAAACGCAGAACTGCTTGTCTCTCGAAACTTGCTACATACTGCAACTGCACCTCTTGATTCCAGTGGAGTCATTTTTTTTATGCAACTGACATTTACTCCATAGTAAAGTTAAGAATTATCAAGCGCATGGGTTCAATTCTACACAACGAAACAGCAAATGATGCCACAATACTGAAATAGGCTACAGTATGATGGTGCAGCATGAAACAGTGTGCAACTTGCCTACAGTCAAATTCCTCTACTAATACCAATTAACTAGAAACCGAAAAACTTCGGACAGCTGTCTGAACCACATATGAACATTATCTTTACTAGTGTAAAAAA is drawn from Triticum dicoccoides isolate Atlit2015 ecotype Zavitan chromosome 4A, WEW_v2.0, whole genome shotgun sequence and contains these coding sequences:
- the LOC119284662 gene encoding exocyst complex component SEC15A-like, whose protein sequence is MADQPKKRAIVDSGDGGLGMGLAAFIANGEDLGPMIRHGFDSGKPEALTHSLRSIVKKKEVEIEELCRLHYEDFILAVDELRGVMVDAEELKSMLSGENSHLQEASSALLLKLDKLLELYSVKKNVGEAMTILKICVKVITLCMACNNYIAEAKFHPALKTLDLIEHGYLQNIPVKIIKKVVGRQIPLIKLHIEKKACGEFNDWLVHIRRMSKQIGQVSISHASLARQKEEEMRARQREAEEHGHAGPDQHMYTLDAENTDEETALDFDLTPVYRTHHIHVRLGIGEKFRDYYYKNRQMQLSLDMQISTSQPFLESHQPFLAQVAGFFIVEQRVLRTAERLLTESQVEATWETAVAKMTSLLESQFSRIGTASHLLLIKDYITLMAAVLRKYGYQTTPLINILSRSRDKYHQLLLSECRRQVDDILANDSYEQMVIKKEYEYNMNVTAFHLEPSEVIPEFPYVAPFSSSVPEVCRVVRSFVEDSVSYLSYGGDMNLYEVVKAYLDRLLIEVLNDCLLNRMYARSLAMSQMMQLAGNISVLEHACDLYLLHCAQQCGIPKRVAQRSRATLTARAVLKASQNAAYNALINMANSKIDDFMVLLDDVNWIVEETPDNANDYMNEVLIYLETLVSTASEILPLEALYKVVSGAVGHISDSIMTTLLSDGVKRLTMSAVLGLDMDLKMLEAFADEKFHITGLADMGKETTFRDCLVEIRQLVNLLSSSQPENFMNPVIRGKNYGSLDYKKVSIIVDKFKDSADGLFGSLSNRNTKQNARTRSLDVLKRRLKDFGH
- the LOC119284663 gene encoding glutathione reductase, chloroplastic-like, with translation MATTAALPFSCATTLQTLTRTLSPRRSLLIHRHRLRSLAASPRLPDRARPRLRRPVSASAAPNGSSSAGEYDYDLFTIGAGSGGVRASRFASTLYGARAAICEMPFSTISADDLGGLGGTCVLRGCVPKKLLVYASKFSHEFEESHGFGWTYDTDPKHDWSTLIANKNTELQRLVGIYKNILKNANVDLIEGRGKVVDPHTVSVDGKLYTAKNILIAVGGRPSMPDIPGIEHVIDSDAALDLPSKPEKIAIVGGGYIALEFAGIFNGLKSDVHVFIRQPKVLRGFDEEVRDFVAEQMSLRGITFHTEHSPQAITKSNDGLLSLKTNKETIGGFSHVMFATGRKPNTKNLGLEEVGVKMDKKGAIVVDEYSRTSVDSIWAVGDVTDRINLTPVALMEGGAFAKTLFGDEPTKPEYRAVPAAVFSQPPIGQVGLTEEQAIEEYGDVDVYLSNFRPLRATLSGLPDRVLMKLIVCATTNKVVGVHMCGDDAPEIIQGIAIGVKAGLTKQDFDVTVGVHPTSAEEFVTMRSPTRKVRRKTAAEAESKDEVVTQK